From the genome of Mucispirillum schaedleri ASF457:
AGGGGTGTTCAGCCTACTATGTATCGCGGTCGTTTTTGGACAATGCGTCAGTATGCAGGCTTTGCAACAGCAGAAGAATCAAATAAAAGATACAGATATCTGCTTGACCAGGGGACAACAGGGCTTTCAGTAGCTTTTGACCTGCCAACTCAAATTGGTTATGATTCTGATGACCCAATGGCATCAGGAGAAGTTGGTAAAGTTGGTGTTGCTATTGACTCTCTTGCTGATATTGAAACATTATTTAATGGCATACCGCTTGATAAAGTTTCTACATCTATGACTATTAATGCAACAGCTTCATATCTTTTATCATGCTATATTGCTGTTGGTGAAAAACAAGGGGTTTCCTCTGATAAATTAGCAGGAACTATCCAAAACGATATATTAAAAGAATATATGGCTCGCGGCACATACCGTTTCCCACCTACTCAGTCTATGAGATTAATCACTGATATTTTCTCTTTCTGTAAAGATAATGTTCCTTTATGGAATACTATCAGTATCAGCGGATATCATATAAGGGAAGCAGGAAGTGATGCTGTGCAGGAAGTTGCATTTACACTTGCAGACGGTATAGCTTATGTTGATGCGGCTATTAAAGCAGGACTTGATGTTGATGATTTTGCAGGCAGGCTTTCTTTCTTCTTTAACTGTCATAATAACTTTATTGAAGAAGTTGCAAAATTTAGAGCAGCAAGAAGAATGTGGGCAAAAATTATGACAGAAAGATTTAAAGCTAAAAAAGCAAAATCTACTATGCTTCGTTTCCATACTCAAACAGCAGGCTCTACATTAACAGCACAGCAGCCGCAAAATAACATTGTCCGTGTTGCACTGCAAACATTAGCAGCATGTATAGGCGGCACACAGTCTCTGCATACTAACTCTTATGATGAAGCTCTTGCTCTGCCTACAGAAGAATCTGTTCGCATAGCTTTAAGAACTCAGCAGATTGTGGCAAATGAATCTGGTGCAGCAGATACTATTGACCCACTTGCTGGTGCATATATGGTAGAAGCTATGACTGATGATATAGAAAAACGCGCATTTGAATATATCCAAAAAATAGATGACCTTGGCGGCATGATGCGTGCTATTGAGCAGGGTTTTCCACAAAGAGAAATCCAAAACAGTGCTTATGAATATCAAAAAGCTATAGAAGATGAAGATTTAATTATTGTTGGTGTGAATAAATATCATATAGATGAAGAACCACCTAAAGGTCTTTTAAAAATTGATTCTTCTGTTGAAGTAAGCCAAAAAGCAAAACTTAAAAACTTAAAAGAAACTCGTGATAATGATGCAGTTAAAAGAGCTCTTGCAGATTTAACAGCAGCTGCAAAAACAAACGAAAATTTAATGCCAAAAATCTTAAATGCAGTTAAAACTTATGCTACTCTTGGCGAAACAATTAATGCTTTAAAAGAAATATTTGGCGAATACAAAGAAAACATCGTATTATAAAATCAAAAGCCTTTCTGCAATTGATGAGAACCCCATTTATTGGACAAATAAATGGGGTGTTTTTATGTCATGCAGAATTAAATATTTTTATTAATCAGTTCTGGTTTTAGGCATTCTTTTAAAAAATACATTAAATCTTGATATACTTTAATAATATATATTATTCTTTAATACAATTAATTTATGGTATATTTGACATATCAAGGAACTGTTGGAAATATGTTATCTGGTATTGTTATACCAAGAGAAACTGAAATATAATTTATAAGACTGTCTTCTGTAATTTGCGATTTATCATCACGCAGACTTGCTGCAAGCTCACCAAAAACACTGCTGAAACTGTCCTGCCCCAGTAAATCACCAAGCATTGCTGCTGCATCTTCTGAAAGTTTAAGTCCACTGTCTAAATTATAAAGAAATAAATTATATTCCTTTAAAAATGAAGGTAAACCAAGCCCTACAACAGTTGGATTAACATCCTTGCCAAAGTCTGTAAGACCTTCTTCTGTAAGCTGCAGTTCATTAGAACCACCCCCACTTGAATTTAAAAGCATAGCACTAATATTAACAACTGTTCCCATAGTGCCTGCAAGACCGCATAATGTAAGATTAGTATTATTTAAAGTATGATTTGATTGTGCAAGCTCTGTTTTATAATCTGCACATATATTAATAGCTTTTTCATACTGTTTGTATAAATACATTGATGTATTCATATCTATCACATTATGTCCAATAACAGCCGCAGCTGTTCCATAAATATCATTACCGCCAGTCTGCAATATGCTGTCAAGCCCTTTTACAATATCAAAGCCACTGCATGAAAGAACAGCACTAACATAACTATATAAATCCTTTTCACTAAGGGATACACTAGAATTAACATAGTCATCATAACGCTCAATAATTACATCACATTCATTTTTTAAAAAACGAAAATCAAAATCATCTATTAATGCTTCTTTAGAACTGGTATTTTCTGCACCAGAATATATGCTTTCACCACAGCCTGTTAAAACAGAAAGAATTATTACCAGCAATATTCCAATATATTTATTCACATTTAATACTCCAAATATGCTTTTTAGATATTATAATACATATCGCATTTTTTATCAAGAAATTTAGTATAAAATTAATATAGCTTATCTTAACTAACAGGACAAATGTTACACTTTTAGTAAAAAATAAATCTTAACTTAATATAAATCAAGCAATAATTTATTTTCAATAACAATCTCATATGGAGATTTAAAATTTAAGCATGTTTTAGCAGTATTATTATATCTATCTTCATGCTGTTTAAGAGCCTTAATTAATTCATCTTTGGAATAGAATTTATTATTTGCATATAAAATTTTTCCATCCTCTCTATGACTTCTTTCCACCTTTCCATTCTGCCAAGGTGAATAAGGTCTTATTCGTTTAATAGTATATC
Proteins encoded in this window:
- a CDS encoding acyl-CoA mutase large subunit family protein: MYEKWKEQYEKTISKFPERKKVFKTTSGYVVKPFYTPADIPDFDYEKKLGYPSIYPLTRGVQPTMYRGRFWTMRQYAGFATAEESNKRYRYLLDQGTTGLSVAFDLPTQIGYDSDDPMASGEVGKVGVAIDSLADIETLFNGIPLDKVSTSMTINATASYLLSCYIAVGEKQGVSSDKLAGTIQNDILKEYMARGTYRFPPTQSMRLITDIFSFCKDNVPLWNTISISGYHIREAGSDAVQEVAFTLADGIAYVDAAIKAGLDVDDFAGRLSFFFNCHNNFIEEVAKFRAARRMWAKIMTERFKAKKAKSTMLRFHTQTAGSTLTAQQPQNNIVRVALQTLAACIGGTQSLHTNSYDEALALPTEESVRIALRTQQIVANESGAADTIDPLAGAYMVEAMTDDIEKRAFEYIQKIDDLGGMMRAIEQGFPQREIQNSAYEYQKAIEDEDLIIVGVNKYHIDEEPPKGLLKIDSSVEVSQKAKLKNLKETRDNDAVKRALADLTAAAKTNENLMPKILNAVKTYATLGETINALKEIFGEYKENIVL